A single region of the candidate division WOR-3 bacterium genome encodes:
- a CDS encoding flippase: MELSEDTRRIIGNFFSLSLLECANYILPLITLPYLVRVLGPSNFGKVAFAQAFVQYFVITTDYGFYLLGPKKISINREKLSAVSKIFSSIMVIKTILFFLSFLVLLSLILVITKFGIEKPIFIFSFGLVLGDVLFPTWFFQGMERMKYITVLYFVAKLFFLVTIFIFIRSKNQYIYVPLLQSLGIIFAGILSLLIIRFKFNVRFKIPPFVRIKEYLKEGWHFFISTLSISVYTYSNTFILGLLTTPVIVGYYSAAEKIIRALQRMQWAVSQAVYPYVNKIASQSEKKALRFLKKLIVFVGGGFLLISLTIFIFAKLIVNLILGDQYIPSIIVLQILAFLPFIISISNIFGVQTMLAFNMKEDFSKIMLSTALVNIVLASVLASMYKHIGVSIAVVLTEIYVALIMCFYLRKHGISYLELIHS; encoded by the coding sequence ATGGAGTTAAGCGAAGATACGAGGAGAATAATTGGAAATTTCTTTAGTTTATCACTTTTGGAATGTGCAAATTATATTCTCCCTCTCATTACTTTACCTTATTTGGTGAGGGTCTTAGGACCTTCAAATTTTGGTAAAGTCGCCTTTGCCCAAGCTTTTGTTCAATACTTTGTAATCACTACAGATTATGGCTTTTATCTTTTAGGACCCAAAAAAATTTCAATTAATCGTGAGAAATTGTCGGCTGTCTCAAAAATATTTAGTTCCATTATGGTAATTAAAACAATTCTGTTTTTCCTTTCTTTTTTGGTTTTGTTAAGCTTAATATTAGTAATCACGAAATTCGGTATAGAAAAACCTATTTTTATTTTTTCCTTTGGTTTGGTACTTGGTGATGTTCTATTCCCTACCTGGTTTTTTCAGGGAATGGAACGCATGAAATATATTACTGTGTTATATTTTGTTGCGAAGTTGTTTTTTTTAGTAACAATCTTTATTTTTATTAGATCGAAAAATCAATATATTTATGTTCCTTTACTACAGTCTTTGGGCATTATATTTGCAGGTATTTTAAGTTTATTAATTATACGATTTAAATTTAATGTAAGATTTAAAATTCCCCCGTTTGTTAGAATCAAAGAATATTTGAAAGAAGGGTGGCATTTTTTTATTTCTACCTTGTCGATTAGTGTATACACATACAGTAATACTTTTATTCTTGGTTTATTGACCACCCCTGTGATTGTTGGTTACTATAGTGCAGCTGAGAAGATAATCCGAGCTCTACAAAGAATGCAATGGGCGGTATCTCAAGCCGTATATCCTTATGTAAATAAGATCGCTTCTCAATCCGAAAAGAAAGCCCTTCGATTTTTGAAAAAACTTATAGTATTTGTCGGAGGTGGTTTTCTACTTATCTCTTTAACAATTTTTATTTTTGCAAAACTGATTGTTAATTTAATCTTAGGTGATCAATATATTCCATCTATTATCGTGTTACAAATTCTTGCTTTTCTTCCTTTTATAATATCCATAAGTAATATATTCGGTGTTCAAACAATGCTTGCTTTTAATATGAAAGAAGATTTTTCAAAGATTATGTTGAGTACCGCTTTAGTCAACATTGTCCTCGCTTCCGTCTTGGCATCAATGTATAAACATATTGGTGTTTCTATAGCCGTAGTATTGACCGAGATATACGTGGCGCTTATTATGTGTTTTTACTTAAGGAAGCATGGAATTAGCTATCTTGAGTTGATACATAGTTAA
- a CDS encoding histidinol-phosphate transaminase, producing the protein MIELRNFVKNIKPYKPGKPIEEVIRELGLKDEVVKLASNENPLGPSPKAIQAIKDKIGEINLYPDDNCFYLKKKMSEVFSIDMENIIVGSGSVELIELIFKAYVNPGDEIIMSEPSFIMYKIACQIFGGKRIAVPLKNYSHDIETMLKAITNKTKIIIVDNPINPTGTIIEKNAFDYFIRKIPDNVLLVVDEAYKEYIDNIDYPDTMDYLRSHSNLILLHTFSKIYGLAALRVGYGFSSKEIISALMKVRLPFNVNSIAQIAAKAALEDTEFVKKSLENNETGKRFLYEEFKKLGLEYIPTYGNFILTNFVSEAKEIFEAAQKRGVVLRTVYEYGLPNSLRITIGTPEQNRKLITVLKEVIK; encoded by the coding sequence GTGATTGAACTAAGAAATTTTGTCAAAAATATAAAGCCTTATAAACCTGGAAAACCGATTGAAGAGGTCATCAGGGAACTGGGGTTAAAAGATGAGGTTGTGAAACTGGCGAGCAATGAAAACCCCCTGGGACCATCTCCAAAGGCGATCCAGGCAATAAAAGATAAAATAGGTGAGATAAATCTCTATCCTGATGACAACTGTTTTTATCTCAAGAAGAAGATGAGCGAAGTCTTCTCTATTGATATGGAGAATATAATCGTGGGCAGCGGTTCTGTCGAGCTTATCGAACTTATATTCAAGGCATATGTCAATCCCGGCGATGAGATAATCATGAGCGAACCTTCGTTCATAATGTACAAGATCGCCTGTCAAATCTTCGGCGGCAAAAGGATAGCCGTCCCATTAAAAAACTACAGCCACGACATCGAAACGATGCTGAAGGCGATAACAAATAAAACGAAGATCATCATCGTTGACAACCCGATCAATCCCACCGGAACGATCATCGAAAAGAACGCCTTTGATTATTTTATCCGAAAGATCCCTGACAATGTACTCTTGGTTGTGGATGAGGCGTATAAAGAATATATCGACAATATAGATTATCCTGACACCATGGACTATTTACGCAGTCACTCCAACCTGATTCTCCTCCATACCTTTTCCAAAATTTACGGGCTGGCGGCTTTAAGGGTCGGATATGGATTTTCAAGCAAAGAAATCATCAGCGCCCTGATGAAAGTACGGCTGCCCTTTAATGTAAATTCAATAGCGCAGATCGCGGCGAAAGCCGCTCTGGAAGATACGGAATTCGTGAAGAAGAGTCTGGAAAACAATGAAACAGGAAAACGGTTCCTTTATGAAGAATTCAAGAAACTGGGCCTTGAATATATCCCGACATACGGTAATTTCATCCTGACCAACTTCGTCTCCGAGGCAAAAGAGATCTTTGAAGCCGCACAGAAAAGAGGGGTTGTTCTGAGAACCGTCTATGAATACGGACTGCCCAATTCTTTACGGATCACGATCGGCACGCCCGAACAGAACAGAAAATTGATTACAGTGCTCAAAGAGGTCATTAAATGA
- a CDS encoding glycosyltransferase, translating to MKIVFVGQKGVPAKFGGIERHVEELGWRLAERGHSVIVYSRRHYNCFSGIYRNMRVVSLPAIKQKHTEMISHTFLSLFDLLDKKVDIIHIHGVDPALISFIPRLKTKVVVTSHDRAYRREKWGPIAKKFSRMAERVFIVSPHKKIVVSQTLKKYYEEKYDCEVVYIPNGVEIPKEQGSAELGKFGLSKGEYFLFVGRIVPTKGCEILIEAFKRMKTDKKLVFAGGSSYTDSYYERLRRKADKRVLFLGYRYGKELAQLYANAYCFVMPSEVEGLALTLLEAMSYKRCVIYSDIPENVEAARDAGIAFRNKDVDDLAAKIDLALQNPSLCRELGAKARKRVENEYDWDRVVDQTEELYQTLLEE from the coding sequence ATGAAGATTGTTTTTGTGGGACAGAAAGGTGTACCGGCGAAATTCGGAGGTATCGAAAGACATGTCGAGGAATTGGGCTGGCGGCTTGCCGAGAGAGGCCATTCGGTAATCGTATACAGCCGCCGCCATTATAATTGTTTCAGCGGAATTTATAGAAATATGCGGGTCGTTTCTCTGCCCGCCATAAAACAGAAACATACCGAAATGATTTCCCACACCTTCTTGTCCCTGTTTGATCTTCTTGATAAGAAGGTTGATATAATCCACATCCATGGTGTTGACCCGGCGTTGATCTCTTTTATTCCGCGGTTGAAAACAAAGGTGGTCGTTACTTCACATGATCGGGCGTATCGTCGGGAGAAGTGGGGACCGATCGCCAAGAAATTTTCACGGATGGCGGAGCGGGTCTTCATCGTTTCCCCCCATAAGAAGATAGTCGTATCACAGACCTTGAAAAAATATTATGAAGAGAAATATGATTGCGAGGTCGTGTATATCCCCAATGGTGTCGAGATTCCTAAAGAGCAGGGAAGTGCAGAGCTCGGGAAATTCGGACTTTCCAAGGGTGAATATTTTCTCTTTGTGGGAAGGATCGTTCCTACCAAGGGATGTGAGATATTGATCGAGGCGTTTAAAAGGATGAAGACCGACAAAAAATTGGTGTTCGCCGGCGGCAGTTCTTATACTGACAGTTATTACGAAAGGCTGAGGCGTAAAGCCGACAAACGGGTGCTCTTCCTGGGTTATCGTTACGGCAAAGAATTGGCTCAATTGTATGCCAATGCCTACTGTTTTGTTATGCCTTCTGAAGTCGAGGGATTGGCGTTGACGCTTCTCGAGGCGATGTCGTATAAGAGGTGCGTTATATATTCAGACATTCCGGAGAACGTCGAAGCCGCCCGTGATGCAGGTATAGCCTTCAGGAACAAAGATGTTGACGACCTGGCGGCTAAGATCGATCTTGCGTTGCAGAATCCTTCTTTATGCCGGGAGCTTGGAGCAAAGGCGAGGAAGAGGGTGGAGAATGAATATGATTGGGACCGGGTCGTGGATCAAACTGAAGAACTCTATCAAACTCTATTGGAGGAATGA
- a CDS encoding radical SAM protein: MECAVITTYRCNARCQMCNSWKSPSKPSEEFDPKILEKIPGGMKRLNITGGEPLLRQDLLKIVEILRKKTGRLEISTNGYFTDKIIDIARKFPDITIRISVEGLPEKNDMLRGIKNGFDHALRTLLELKNLGVKDIGFAIVISHNNISELLMLYELTAGLDVEFSQSTMHNSFYFHKFDNRIEQIEYVAEVMNRFIKRLLTSKRKNLRMRVKDWFRAYINMGLLGYMEGKARPIPCGAGTDSFFVDPWGRVLACNGSDEPWVMGDLRTQSFEEIWYSEQAEKVRGFVRDCQKNCWMIGTSVPAMRKKFWVPFYWVMKNRLRLLLGKGIVLE, encoded by the coding sequence ATGGAGTGTGCAGTCATTACCACATACCGGTGCAATGCCCGTTGCCAGATGTGTAATTCCTGGAAGTCACCGAGTAAACCTTCTGAAGAGTTTGATCCGAAAATTTTGGAAAAGATACCCGGCGGGATGAAACGTCTTAATATCACCGGAGGTGAACCTCTTTTAAGACAGGACTTACTGAAGATCGTCGAAATTCTCCGTAAGAAAACAGGCAGGCTCGAGATAAGCACCAATGGATATTTTACCGACAAGATTATCGACATCGCAAGGAAGTTTCCTGATATCACGATCAGAATCAGTGTTGAGGGTTTGCCGGAAAAGAATGATATGTTGAGAGGTATAAAGAATGGTTTTGACCACGCCTTAAGGACGCTGCTTGAATTGAAAAATCTGGGCGTGAAAGATATCGGCTTTGCTATCGTCATTTCGCATAATAATATTTCTGAACTCCTGATGCTCTACGAGTTGACTGCAGGGCTCGATGTCGAGTTTTCGCAGTCCACGATGCATAATTCCTTTTATTTCCATAAATTCGACAACCGTATCGAACAGATTGAATATGTCGCTGAGGTGATGAATAGATTCATAAAGCGGCTTTTGACTTCAAAGAGAAAGAACCTGAGGATGCGGGTTAAGGATTGGTTCCGGGCATACATTAATATGGGATTACTCGGATATATGGAGGGTAAAGCGAGGCCTATCCCTTGTGGAGCCGGAACCGACAGTTTCTTTGTCGACCCCTGGGGCAGGGTGCTTGCCTGTAATGGTTCTGATGAGCCCTGGGTGATGGGGGATTTGAGGACGCAGAGTTTCGAAGAGATATGGTATTCTGAACAGGCGGAAAAAGTCCGCGGATTTGTCCGTGATTGTCAGAAGAACTGCTGGATGATCGGTACTTCGGTGCCGGCGATGCGTAAGAAGTTCTGGGTTCCGTTTTATTGGGTGATGAAAAATCGTCTCCGGCTTTTATTGGGAAAAGGGATCGTTCTTGAGTGA
- a CDS encoding Gfo/Idh/MocA family oxidoreductase, whose protein sequence is MMNVAVVGVGYWGPNLVRNFFNHSAVDKLYCFDVNKDQTKKICERYPGVECVDSYNEILRNENISGVVLATPVATHFPLARQALEYNKNVFVEKPLTSNTAEAQMLVELARKKSLVLMVDHIFVYNGAVRKIKELIDVGEVGEIMYFDAVRINLGLFQKDVNVLWDLAPHDLSIMDYLLKEKPRAVAAVGQSHYTELEDIAYLTLFFDNHCIAHIHVSWLAPIKVRRVIIGGTKKMILLDDGEPVEKIRIYDKGIETTAKDGASETLIQYRSGGVSSPKYDTTEPLARVVDEFIRAIEKKADPLSDGVAGLNIVKILEAAEESIRGKGKLIELRG, encoded by the coding sequence ATTATGAATGTTGCGGTTGTCGGCGTTGGTTATTGGGGGCCGAATCTGGTGCGGAATTTTTTTAATCATTCGGCGGTTGATAAACTTTATTGCTTTGACGTCAATAAAGACCAGACAAAGAAGATTTGTGAAAGATACCCGGGAGTGGAGTGTGTAGACAGTTATAATGAGATACTCAGGAACGAAAATATCAGCGGGGTGGTCCTGGCTACCCCGGTGGCGACCCATTTCCCACTTGCCAGACAGGCTCTGGAGTACAATAAAAACGTATTTGTCGAAAAACCGCTGACTTCGAATACGGCTGAAGCACAGATGCTTGTAGAACTGGCGCGAAAGAAATCCCTTGTTCTCATGGTGGATCATATTTTCGTCTATAACGGAGCGGTGCGAAAGATAAAAGAGCTTATCGACGTCGGTGAGGTCGGTGAGATCATGTATTTTGATGCGGTTCGAATAAATCTCGGTCTCTTCCAGAAAGACGTGAATGTATTGTGGGACCTGGCACCCCATGATCTTTCGATCATGGATTATCTTCTCAAAGAGAAACCAAGGGCAGTGGCGGCAGTGGGCCAGAGCCATTACACTGAACTTGAGGATATCGCTTATTTAACCCTCTTTTTTGATAATCACTGTATCGCGCATATTCATGTGAGCTGGCTGGCTCCGATAAAGGTCCGAAGAGTTATAATCGGCGGTACGAAAAAGATGATTTTACTTGATGACGGTGAACCTGTGGAAAAAATAAGAATTTATGATAAGGGGATAGAGACGACGGCGAAAGACGGTGCTTCAGAAACACTTATTCAGTACCGCTCCGGTGGTGTTTCTTCGCCGAAGTATGATACAACAGAACCACTGGCAAGGGTCGTTGATGAGTTCATCCGGGCGATTGAGAAAAAAGCGGATCCCTTAAGCGACGGTGTTGCGGGATTGAATATCGTTAAGATTCTGGAAGCGGCTGAGGAGTCCATCAGAGGTAAAGGGAAGCTAATAGAACTGCGTGGATGA
- a CDS encoding glycosyltransferase family 1 protein translates to MNILLVNTFHYNRGGDCVYTFELANLLGSKRHKVVHFAMEHPFNFTSEYSGYFVPEIDLAEELKKKSFGAGVRVLKRTIYSNLAKKKLSGLLDNHRVDIAHIQNIHGHITPSIFHVLKKKNIPIVWTLHDYFLLCPNSSFYSKNRVCEACKGNKFYNVVINKCRKNSFAASFIVMFEEYIHRLLGLLKIVDYFITPSRFMRDKFIQYGFPVDKIMHIPNFININKNNETEQDGEETYILYGGRLSYEKGLKTLIRAFSLVKGTRLLIAGDGPLRQKLEEEVDENRWSRIEFTGHQNRETLLKLIRDAIFVTLPSECYENFPYTILEAFAEAKPVLGSQIGGIPELVKHRETGLLFEPGNAHDLAEKIKWLLDHPEERREMGMRARELVLEKYNPHLHYKQLIKIYKKALERHKTL, encoded by the coding sequence ATGAATATTCTCTTAGTCAATACCTTTCATTACAACCGTGGTGGTGATTGCGTATATACCTTTGAACTTGCCAATTTACTCGGGAGTAAGAGACATAAAGTTGTGCATTTCGCAATGGAACACCCCTTCAATTTTACAAGCGAATATTCCGGATATTTTGTTCCAGAAATCGACCTTGCCGAAGAACTGAAAAAGAAAAGTTTCGGCGCGGGCGTGCGAGTTCTGAAAAGGACGATCTATTCGAACCTCGCGAAGAAAAAGTTGAGTGGGCTGCTCGACAATCACCGCGTGGATATCGCCCACATCCAGAACATTCACGGCCATATTACGCCTTCGATCTTTCATGTCTTAAAAAAGAAAAATATCCCCATTGTATGGACGCTTCATGATTATTTTCTATTATGCCCTAACAGCAGTTTTTATTCAAAAAACAGAGTTTGTGAAGCCTGTAAAGGAAATAAATTCTATAATGTCGTGATAAATAAATGCCGAAAAAATTCTTTCGCCGCAAGCTTTATTGTTATGTTTGAAGAGTATATTCACAGGCTGTTGGGTCTTTTGAAAATAGTTGATTATTTTATTACTCCCAGCAGGTTTATGCGTGATAAATTTATTCAATACGGTTTTCCGGTAGATAAGATTATGCATATTCCTAATTTTATTAATATAAATAAAAATAACGAAACAGAACAAGATGGAGAAGAGACATATATTCTTTATGGAGGTCGTCTTTCGTATGAGAAAGGACTGAAGACTTTAATCCGAGCTTTTTCATTGGTGAAAGGAACAAGGTTACTGATTGCTGGTGATGGCCCATTGAGGCAAAAGCTTGAAGAGGAAGTTGACGAAAATCGGTGGTCAAGGATAGAGTTTACTGGCCATCAGAATCGAGAAACCCTTTTGAAACTCATTCGAGACGCAATCTTTGTTACTCTACCATCTGAATGTTATGAAAACTTTCCGTATACTATCCTTGAGGCATTTGCAGAGGCGAAGCCAGTTTTAGGTTCACAAATAGGAGGCATTCCTGAGTTGGTCAAACATCGCGAGACCGGTTTGCTTTTTGAACCGGGCAATGCCCATGATCTGGCCGAGAAGATTAAATGGCTGCTTGACCATCCTGAAGAGAGAAGAGAGATGGGAATGAGGGCGCGGGAATTGGTTTTGGAAAAGTATAACCCGCACTTACATTACAAACAGTTAATCAAAATTTATAAAAAGGCTCTTGAAAGACACAAAACACTTTGA
- a CDS encoding PAS domain-containing protein produces MKAKIFVVSQDSDLVKAITETLEVEGHNVTPIDLPDTAPTKCKDEGVDLVFLDVYIRDVPYDRLIKDIKKASPDTEIVVVTTYAFPESMAKGAVLDIQGYLIKPLTQDKIRHVATRALRQGELARENRRLLLAVTAAKKEWEATVDAIEDPIFVTDFDYNILRANLATFQALGKGVNEVIGHKCYEIFHCSDHALDYCPGKVARDSGEPATETIAFRGLKERFNCSVYPQVFASGGGLVHYLRAPAVNAEQQAETMTKYERLFDDARIPILFITSEDYKVTDANQKAIELFGYEPEKIFDMDLENLFAASLRESVINNIIQQTENNEAPLKTKIIDCNGKEIDAFVVANPIEINKNMFIQIFIIPTDLLSGGR; encoded by the coding sequence ATGAAGGCAAAAATTTTTGTTGTCAGTCAGGACAGCGATCTTGTGAAGGCAATAACCGAGACCCTTGAGGTTGAAGGCCATAATGTTACGCCGATCGACCTCCCTGATACAGCTCCCACAAAGTGTAAAGATGAAGGTGTTGATCTGGTGTTCCTGGATGTTTATATACGTGATGTCCCCTATGACAGGTTGATAAAGGATATCAAGAAGGCATCTCCTGATACTGAAATCGTCGTGGTGACGACCTATGCCTTTCCTGAGAGTATGGCAAAAGGAGCGGTGCTCGATATTCAGGGATACCTTATTAAACCGTTGACTCAGGATAAGATCAGACACGTCGCCACCCGTGCTTTGCGTCAGGGTGAGCTTGCCCGGGAGAACCGACGTCTGCTCCTTGCCGTAACCGCGGCGAAAAAGGAATGGGAAGCAACAGTGGATGCAATCGAGGACCCGATCTTTGTCACTGATTTTGACTATAATATCTTACGGGCAAATCTCGCGACTTTCCAGGCACTGGGTAAGGGCGTGAATGAGGTGATCGGCCATAAGTGCTATGAAATATTCCATTGTTCAGACCATGCGCTGGACTATTGTCCGGGAAAGGTCGCAAGGGACAGCGGTGAACCGGCGACCGAGACGATTGCTTTCCGGGGATTGAAAGAACGTTTTAACTGCAGTGTTTATCCTCAGGTTTTTGCTTCGGGCGGAGGCCTGGTTCATTATCTGAGGGCACCGGCGGTCAATGCAGAACAGCAGGCAGAGACCATGACCAAATACGAACGTCTCTTTGACGACGCCCGTATTCCTATTCTTTTCATCACTTCAGAGGATTACAAGGTGACGGATGCGAATCAGAAGGCGATTGAACTTTTCGGCTATGAACCCGAGAAGATATTTGATATGGATCTGGAAAATCTCTTTGCTGCTTCGTTGCGCGAAAGCGTAATCAATAATATCATCCAGCAGACCGAGAATAACGAAGCGCCTCTGAAGACGAAAATTATCGACTGTAACGGAAAAGAGATAGACGCCTTTGTGGTCGCCAACCCGATCGAAATAAACAAGAATATGTTTATTCAGATATTCATAATCCCGACCGATTTGCTGAGCGGCGGCAGATAG
- a CDS encoding phosphate butyryltransferase — protein MKSFKELIELAKKRGKKRCVVVAAADRPVLEGVKMALELNLIKPVLIGDREAILKTAEQTGIDLKETEIKDIKDPQKALEESIREVKEKGDFLMKGMISSSLFLKGVLNKEWGLRTGNILSHIAVLEIPGYHKLVFMSDGGMNPKLNLELRISIIKNAVKVLKSLGINRPGVALVAASETVHPDMPETTDAVKIVEMNKAGQIEGCIIEGPFGFDVAISKEAAHHKKIDSIIAGDIDFILMPNISSGNIWAKGLIFFAGAKAAGMVAGAARPVIMLSRTDKPETKLNSIALGVAIAEDTKDPG, from the coding sequence ATGAAATCTTTCAAAGAACTTATTGAACTGGCGAAGAAAAGAGGCAAAAAAAGGTGTGTGGTCGTGGCGGCAGCCGACAGACCGGTGCTTGAAGGTGTCAAGATGGCGCTGGAGCTCAATCTGATAAAACCGGTGCTCATCGGTGACAGAGAAGCTATTTTAAAAACCGCTGAACAGACGGGGATCGACCTTAAAGAAACGGAAATCAAAGATATCAAAGACCCGCAAAAAGCACTGGAGGAATCAATAAGAGAGGTAAAAGAAAAAGGCGATTTTCTGATGAAGGGGATGATTTCAAGTTCACTCTTTTTAAAGGGTGTCCTGAACAAAGAATGGGGGCTGAGAACCGGTAACATCCTGAGCCACATAGCTGTGCTGGAAATCCCGGGTTATCACAAACTGGTCTTTATGTCTGACGGCGGGATGAACCCGAAATTGAACCTTGAATTAAGAATCAGTATAATAAAGAACGCTGTTAAAGTACTGAAATCCCTCGGGATCAACCGCCCCGGGGTCGCCCTTGTTGCGGCGAGTGAAACAGTCCACCCTGATATGCCGGAAACAACAGACGCCGTCAAAATCGTTGAGATGAATAAGGCGGGTCAGATAGAGGGTTGTATCATTGAAGGGCCGTTCGGCTTTGACGTAGCGATCTCAAAGGAGGCTGCACACCATAAAAAGATCGACAGTATCATCGCCGGCGATATCGACTTCATACTGATGCCCAATATATCATCAGGCAATATCTGGGCAAAGGGATTGATATTCTTTGCCGGTGCAAAGGCGGCCGGTATGGTCGCCGGCGCCGCCAGACCCGTGATTATGCTGTCGAGAACCGACAAGCCTGAGACAAAATTAAACTCAATCGCCCTCGGTGTAGCCATTGCGGAAGATACAAAAGACCCGGGGTAG
- a CDS encoding glycosyltransferase, with product MRILLLVNWAINYLLEDDDSIQPPDKIVKGQKYWFFKYWPNNIKVDILDYSRIPFLHYFEKKVLKFYIWQALRAFLRTQKYDCIISHNAQSAVLFAFLRTLFGKKLPPHIIIDAGCFNGARDNIVEILPIKFALSSVSGIIYHARVQNNYYRRHFPFLINRTQFVPFGADYDYFSPTSYSVKNYILSFGCLKRDYKTLIDAWRNLDLRDLKLKIVGVDKAANFGIKKIPEGVELIRRVPTGHLRQMMADAKLIVIPLPYYNYSNGQMSLLQSMSMAKPVIVTKTPGVIDYIIDGKNALLVEPYSVKDMQLKLRFLLDNNEFAENLAKEARKIIIRKFNENTMALKILEFVKKILMGC from the coding sequence ATGAGGATTCTTCTATTGGTTAATTGGGCGATTAATTATTTACTCGAAGATGACGATAGTATTCAACCACCAGATAAAATTGTTAAAGGGCAAAAATATTGGTTTTTTAAATATTGGCCTAACAACATTAAGGTAGATATACTGGATTATTCACGTATCCCATTTCTTCACTATTTTGAAAAAAAGGTATTAAAATTTTATATATGGCAGGCATTGCGGGCGTTTTTAAGAACACAAAAGTATGATTGTATCATATCGCATAATGCCCAAAGTGCTGTTTTGTTTGCTTTTTTGAGGACTCTCTTTGGCAAGAAACTTCCTCCGCATATTATTATTGATGCTGGTTGTTTTAATGGTGCAAGAGATAATATTGTGGAAATTCTGCCTATTAAATTCGCGCTCTCTTCTGTGTCTGGGATAATCTATCATGCAAGAGTTCAAAATAATTATTATCGACGTCATTTTCCTTTTTTAATAAATAGGACACAATTTGTCCCCTTCGGCGCCGATTATGATTACTTTTCACCGACAAGCTATAGCGTGAAAAATTATATTCTCTCATTCGGGTGTTTAAAAAGAGATTATAAAACTCTTATCGACGCATGGCGTAATTTAGACCTCAGAGATCTTAAATTAAAGATTGTTGGTGTTGATAAAGCTGCAAATTTTGGTATAAAGAAAATTCCAGAAGGCGTGGAGTTAATAAGAAGAGTTCCTACAGGGCATCTGAGGCAGATGATGGCTGATGCTAAATTGATCGTTATCCCTTTGCCTTATTACAATTATTCAAATGGTCAAATGAGTTTGTTGCAGTCAATGAGTATGGCGAAGCCAGTAATAGTAACTAAAACTCCCGGAGTTATAGATTACATTATTGATGGTAAAAATGCCTTGTTGGTGGAACCTTACAGTGTGAAAGACATGCAGCTAAAGTTGAGATTTTTGCTGGATAATAATGAGTTTGCAGAAAATTTAGCCAAAGAGGCACGTAAAATAATTATAAGAAAATTTAATGAAAATACAATGGCGTTAAAAATACTGGAGTTTGTAAAAAAAATTTTGATGGGATGTTGA